CAACCAGCCACGCCCCGTTCGTCTAGTGGCCTAGGACATGGCCCTCTCAAGGCCAAAACACGGGTTCGATTCCCGTACGGGGTATAGCAGGTTTCTGGAGGGCAAAGGGTCAGGTCCCCGCAGGAAGCAGCCCACCTTCCGGCGCGGGCGCGGATAACCTCCGGCCCGCGATACGGTCGTTTAGCTCAGCTGGTCCAGAGCGCTCGCTTCACACGCGAGAGGTCGTAGGTTCGAATCCTACAACGACCATTGCAGCCCCGCGGCATCGCTCGGATGCCGCGGGGCTACTTGCGTTCGTCTCATCCCGGTTGTCCTCGGCTCCGCGTTGGGTCGCGCGGAGGACGCGGAGGAAACCACAGAGTCCCCTGCAGTTTCTCCGCGACCTCCGCGCCTCCGCGTGAGACTCCTTTTCGTTATGTCTTGACTTTCGCACCCAAGTGCTGAATATTCTGCATGTGCTGATTATTCCGCACGTGATGCGCCCTCGCCCCCGAGTCCCGCCGGCATGGAAGCCCAGACCCAATCCGAGCTGAGCCGCAGAGAGCGGCAGATCATGGACATCGTCTACCGGCGCGGCAAGGCGACGGCCGCCGACGTGCTCGACGATCTTCCCGATCCGCCGACCTACTCCGCCGTGCGCGCCGCGCTGCGCCTGCTGGAAGAAAAGGGGCTGCTGAACCACGAGATGGATGGCAAGCGCTACGTCTATCTGCCCACCACGCCCCGGACGCAGGCGCGCACCACGGCCCTGCGCCACCTGCTGCGGACGTTCTTCAACGGCAGCCCGGAGCAGGTGGTGAACGCGCTCATCGAAGATTCGCAGCCTTCGCCCGCGGAGCTGGAGCGGCTGGCGAGGCTGATCGAGCAGGCCCGCAACGGCGAGGAGGGGCAATGACGGATTCGGCACTGTTCCTGGCCGTCGCCGATGCAGCGGTTCGTGGCACCCTGGTGCTGCTGGCGGCTCTGGCCGCCACGGGGCTGATGCGCCGCTCGTCTGCCTCCGCCCGGCACCTGGTTTGGCTGGCGGCGCTGGCCGCGCTCCTTCTTCTGCCGTTGGCGCGCAGCTTCGTCCCGGAGTGGCGGGTGCTCCCGCTGCCCACGGCGCCCCTCGCCTCGTCCCCGGACGTTGCTTCCGCGCCGGCTTCCATCGATCGCCCGTCCGAGATCGCCTCGTCCGCATCCGCACCGGCGTCCACGGCTCCGGCTGTCGTGCCGGCCGAGCGGTGGTGGGTGTCGATGGACTGGATTCGCCTGGCGCTGATGGTGTGGGCTGCGGGCGTTCTGCTGTTCGGGCTGCGGCTGGCGTACGGTGTGGCGCGCATCCGGTGGATCGAGCGGCGCGCGACGGAGCTGACGGATGACGAGTGGGTGACGCTGACCGACGGCCTGGCGCGGCGCCTTCGCCTGGGGCGCATCGTGCGGCTGCTGCGC
This is a stretch of genomic DNA from Longimicrobium sp.. It encodes these proteins:
- a CDS encoding BlaI/MecI/CopY family transcriptional regulator → MEAQTQSELSRRERQIMDIVYRRGKATAADVLDDLPDPPTYSAVRAALRLLEEKGLLNHEMDGKRYVYLPTTPRTQARTTALRHLLRTFFNGSPEQVVNALIEDSQPSPAELERLARLIEQARNGEEGQ